One Candidatus Eremiobacterota bacterium genomic window carries:
- a CDS encoding BsuPI-related putative proteinase inhibitor produces MITIFFRFRFRKKVERDPRKEIALFVILIVVILLAFMGALRYFVVKSSVLTTRVDRKVRNLSFSLKMEKEVYYAGDDVKLRLGVKNLSDKPVYLEFPTNLEADFLVQREQDLFFVKIPFDVWKYSAKVGQVNTPHTVKIEGGREKVFTGIWDQSDFEGKPVVPGKYRITGSIDTKNFKIKLFLRGETATK; encoded by the coding sequence GTGATAACGATTTTTTTCCGTTTCCGTTTCCGCAAAAAGGTCGAGAGAGATCCCAGGAAGGAGATAGCCCTCTTTGTCATCCTCATCGTGGTGATTCTCCTCGCATTCATGGGAGCTCTGCGCTATTTTGTCGTGAAGAGCTCGGTGCTCACCACGAGGGTGGACAGGAAGGTCAGGAATCTCTCCTTTTCGCTGAAGATGGAAAAAGAGGTCTATTATGCCGGTGACGACGTAAAGCTCAGGCTCGGCGTCAAGAACCTGAGCGACAAGCCGGTCTATCTTGAGTTTCCCACGAACCTTGAGGCGGACTTCCTGGTGCAGAGGGAGCAGGATCTTTTCTTTGTGAAAATTCCCTTTGATGTGTGGAAATACTCGGCAAAGGTGGGGCAGGTCAATACGCCCCACACCGTAAAGATTGAGGGGGGCAGGGAAAAGGTCTTCACCGGTATCTGGGATCAGAGCGATTTTGAAGGAAAGCCCGTGGTCCCAGGAAAATATCGGATCACGGGCTCCATTGATACCAAAAATTTCAAGATCAAGCTTTTCCTGAGAGGGGAGACTGCCACCAAGTAG
- a CDS encoding radical SAM protein, protein MVLELRGPVVISLEVTTLCNSNCPGCSNVFPHEHSEKLLTAPQWDSLIRKLSPYVQEFRITGGEPILRSDLFDILSSLEEEKKYYHIFTNGLWKDADAMADRFQSFAHLSSFLVSLHGHTGESHLSFAGKDSFQQVTGTIRTLVQAGFEVNTNAVLTKDNAKHIEDLVNLSCELGAKGTVFNRYIGIPREGVSVSEEELQGALEKIDELQKQGYNCLIGNCVPYCFFPSSSSGCLAGITFGTVDPFGNLRPCNHSPRIIGSLLKEEVSHLWKSKALRKWREQLPRECSRCIKLSYCPSGCRAIADLLSEPCDPLIRGHVKKERLPEKILEITLEEDLCPSPRFITRQEEFGLALIHHTQVIPVSHRAKAIIEMVDGKTTLREIEKRHGSASLSFLYSLYIRNFIDFSGSRP, encoded by the coding sequence ATGGTACTTGAGCTGAGAGGGCCTGTCGTCATATCACTTGAGGTCACTACGCTCTGCAACAGCAACTGCCCCGGGTGCAGCAATGTATTTCCTCATGAGCACTCCGAGAAGCTCCTCACTGCCCCGCAGTGGGATTCGCTCATCAGGAAGCTCTCACCTTATGTGCAGGAGTTCAGGATCACCGGCGGCGAGCCTATTCTCCGGAGCGACCTCTTTGATATCCTGTCCTCCCTCGAGGAAGAAAAAAAGTATTATCATATTTTCACCAACGGCCTCTGGAAAGACGCCGACGCCATGGCCGACAGGTTCCAGAGCTTTGCGCACCTCTCCTCCTTTCTTGTCTCGCTCCATGGCCACACAGGTGAATCGCACCTCAGCTTCGCAGGGAAGGACTCATTCCAGCAAGTTACCGGCACCATAAGGACCCTTGTACAGGCCGGCTTTGAAGTAAATACCAATGCCGTCCTCACTAAGGATAACGCAAAGCATATAGAGGACCTTGTGAACCTCTCCTGCGAGCTGGGGGCAAAAGGAACGGTATTCAACAGGTATATCGGCATCCCACGGGAGGGGGTCAGCGTTTCCGAGGAGGAGCTTCAAGGTGCCCTCGAAAAAATCGATGAGCTCCAGAAGCAGGGTTATAACTGCCTCATCGGGAACTGTGTGCCCTACTGCTTTTTCCCCTCTTCCTCATCAGGGTGCCTCGCCGGCATCACCTTCGGAACGGTAGATCCCTTCGGGAACCTGAGGCCGTGCAACCACTCGCCGAGGATAATCGGGAGCCTTCTCAAGGAGGAAGTCTCGCACCTCTGGAAATCGAAAGCACTGAGAAAATGGAGGGAGCAGCTCCCAAGAGAGTGCAGCCGGTGCATAAAGCTCTCTTACTGTCCCTCGGGCTGCAGGGCCATTGCCGACCTTCTTTCAGAGCCCTGCGATCCCCTCATCAGGGGTCACGTCAAAAAGGAGCGCCTCCCCGAAAAAATACTGGAGATAACCCTTGAGGAAGACCTCTGCCCTTCTCCCCGCTTCATTACGCGCCAGGAGGAATTTGGACTGGCCCTTATCCACCATACGCAGGTTATCCCCGTCTCACACAGGGCAAAGGCCATTATCGAAATGGTAGATGGAAAGACCACCCTCAGGGAAATAGAAAAGAGACACGGCAGCGCGTCTCTTTCTTTTCTCTATTCCCTCTATATAAGGAATTTCATAGACTTCTCAGGCAGCAGGCCCTGA
- a CDS encoding acyl-CoA dehydrogenase family protein: MNYHLTEEQQRIQQAFRKVAQEVAAPLALELDEKEEFPWKVIEAMRKENLMGLFLPREYDGLGGSVMELCLAVEELSRVSSGIAISFAANALGSFPILLHGNEEQKKKYLTPVARGEKMAAFGLTEPEAGSDATGIQTTATKKGDFYLLRGNKQWITNGKEAETYTIFASTDRSRGGRGISAFIVEKGWEGFTFGRKEEKLGIRCSTTMNLIFDDCPVPKENLLGREGLGFVVAMKTLDKARPGVAAQGLGIAQGGLDVLLDYLAGLQKERGALPDIPELHNELGTIATLVEATRALIYAVARSVDSGDRHASRDAAMAKLFASDVSVEVANRVVSLMGLLSIRYGHPAERLFRDAKITQIYEGTNEIQKGVIALEMIKGLRKRE; this comes from the coding sequence TTGAATTACCATCTTACGGAAGAACAACAGAGAATCCAGCAGGCATTCAGGAAAGTTGCCCAGGAAGTGGCTGCGCCTCTCGCATTGGAGCTCGATGAAAAGGAGGAGTTTCCCTGGAAGGTCATAGAGGCGATGCGCAAAGAGAACCTCATGGGCCTGTTCCTCCCCAGGGAATATGACGGCCTGGGAGGAAGCGTCATGGAGCTCTGCCTCGCCGTCGAGGAGCTCTCGCGGGTCTCGTCGGGAATCGCCATCAGCTTCGCTGCCAACGCCCTGGGAAGCTTCCCCATACTTCTCCATGGAAACGAGGAACAGAAGAAAAAATATCTCACCCCCGTGGCACGGGGTGAAAAAATGGCTGCCTTCGGCCTCACTGAGCCAGAAGCAGGTTCTGATGCCACAGGAATACAGACCACTGCAACAAAAAAGGGGGATTTTTATCTGCTGAGGGGGAACAAGCAGTGGATCACCAATGGCAAGGAAGCGGAGACCTACACCATCTTTGCCTCAACGGACCGATCCAGGGGAGGCCGCGGAATATCGGCCTTCATAGTGGAAAAGGGCTGGGAGGGCTTCACCTTCGGGAGAAAAGAGGAAAAGCTGGGAATACGGTGCTCAACAACCATGAACCTCATCTTCGATGACTGCCCCGTGCCGAAAGAGAACCTCCTCGGCAGGGAGGGACTGGGATTCGTCGTCGCCATGAAGACCCTCGACAAGGCAAGGCCCGGTGTTGCCGCCCAGGGTCTTGGCATTGCCCAGGGTGGGCTTGACGTGCTCCTTGACTATCTTGCGGGCCTGCAGAAGGAACGGGGAGCCCTCCCTGACATCCCCGAGCTCCACAACGAGCTTGGCACCATTGCCACTCTTGTCGAAGCGACAAGGGCCCTCATATATGCCGTAGCCCGATCGGTGGACTCCGGGGACAGGCATGCCTCACGGGACGCCGCCATGGCGAAGCTCTTCGCCTCTGATGTCTCAGTGGAAGTGGCAAACAGGGTGGTGAGCCTCATGGGACTCCTTTCGATCCGCTATGGCCATCCCGCCGAAAGGCTCTTCAGGGATGCGAAGATCACCCAGATATATGAAGGAACCAACGAGATACAGAAAGGGGTTATCGCCCTCGAGATGATCAAGGGCCTCAGAAAGAGGGAGTAA